In Penaeus vannamei isolate JL-2024 chromosome 4, ASM4276789v1, whole genome shotgun sequence, a single window of DNA contains:
- the LOC138861526 gene encoding cuticle protein 21-like: protein MISKVVCDLELLWTKILVSNNTAVMLALVAVAVATPSQPTYGYTPEPTYEEPAKYDFNYAVKDDYSGNVFGHQEARDGYNTQGSYYVLLPDGRLQKVTYTVNGDSGYVAEVSYEGEAQHSEYKPAPTYKPAPAYKPTPAYKPAPTYKPAPAYEPAPAYKPAPAYKPAPAYEPAPAYKPAPAYKPSPAYKPAPAYYDFNYAVKDDYSGNDFGHQEARDGYNTQGSYYVLLPDGRLQKVTYTVNGDSGYVAEVSYEGEAQHSEYKPAPTYKPAPAYKPTPAYKPAPTYKPAPAYEPAPAYKPTPAYA, encoded by the exons ATGATCTCAAAGGTGGTTTGTGACCTAGAACTACTCTGGACAAAAATATTGGTATCAAATAAC ACCGCCGTCATGTTGGCCCTTGTGGCTGTCGCTGTAGCTACTCCCTCACAGCCCACGTATGGCTATACCCCGGAACCCACATATGAG GaacctgccaagtacgacttcaactatgctgtaaaggacgactactccggcaacgTCTTCGGCCACCAGGAAGCTCGTGATGGGTACAACACCCAAggttcctactacgtcctcctccccgacggtcgtctgcagaaagTGACCTACACTGTTAACGGCGACTcaggctacgtggctgaggtcagctacgagggtgaggcccagcACTCTGAGTACAAACCTGCTCCTACCTACAaacctgcccctgcctacaagcctacTCCTGCTTACAAGCCTGCCCCTACTTACAAGCCTGCTCCCGCTTACGAACCagcccctgcctacaagcctgctcctgcTTACAAGCCTGCTCCCGCTTACGAACCTGCCCCTGCTTACAAGCccgcccctgcctacaagccttcTCCTGCTTACAAGCCTGCTCCCGCTTAC tacgacttcaactacgctgtAAAGGACGACTACTCAGGCAACGACTTCGGCCACCAGGAAGCTCGTGATGGGTACAACACCCAAggttcctactacgtcctccttcccgacggtcgtctgcagaaggtgacCTACACTGTTAACGGCGACTctggctacgtggctgaggtcagctacgagggtgaggcccagcACTCCGAGTACAAACCTGCTCCTACCTACAaacctgcccctgcctacaagcctacTCCTGCTTACAAGCCTGCCCCtacctacaagcctgctcccgcttacgaacctgcccctgcctacaagccaaCCCCAGCCTACGCCTAA
- the LOC138861528 gene encoding adhesive plaque matrix protein-like: MNSKVICDLELVWTKILVSNNTAVVLALVAVAVATPSQPTYGYTPEPTYEEPAKYDFNYAVKDDYSGNDFGHQEARDGYNTQGSYYVLLPDGRLQKVTYTVNGDSGYVAEVSYEGEAQHSEYKPAPTYKPAPTYKPAPAYKPTPAYKPAPAYEPAPAYKPAPAYKPTPAYKPAPAYEPAPAYKPAPAYKPAPAYKPAPAYEPAPAYKPAPAYEPAPAYKPAPAYKPAPAYKPAPAYEPAPAYKPTPAYA; this comes from the exons ATGAACTCAAAGGTGATTTGTGACCTAGAACTAGTCTGGACAAAAATATTGGTATCAAATAAC ACCGCCGTCGTGTTGGCCCTTGTGGCTGTCGCTGTAGCTACTCCCTCACAGCCCACGTATGGCTATACCCCTGAACCCACATATGAG GaacctgccaagtacgacttcaactacgctgtaaaggacgactactccggcaacgacttcggccacCAGGAAGCTCGTGATGGGTACAACACCCAAggttcctactacgtcctccttcccgacggtcgtctgcagaaggtgacCTACACTGTTAACGGCGACTctggctacgtggctgaggtcagctacgagggtgaggcccagcACTCCGAGTACAAACCTGCTCCTACCTACAAGCCTGCCCCTACCTACAAGCCagcccctgcctacaagcctactcctgcttacaagcctgctcccgcttacgaacctgcccctgcctacaagcctgcccctgcctacaagcctactcctgcctacaagcctgctcccgcttacgaacctgctcctgcctacaagcctgctcccgcttacaagcctgcccctgcctacaagcctgctcccgcttacgaacctgctcctgcctacaagcctgctcccgcttacgagcctgcccctgcctacaagcctgctcccgcttacaagcctgctcctgcctacaagcctgctcccgcttacgaacctgcccctgcctacaagccaaCCCCAGCCTACGCCTAA
- the LOC138861530 gene encoding cuticle protein-like, whose amino-acid sequence MQYEHTSKASYYPPSIFSFLYCDTFTFPLYIRCDVRFSTDSLIDSDEQKLTLKKKRSKVKLSRGTSPSGGSLVEDNLSPCQYLFYKHMKRLMIVSGKDFFSIGRNTVRFRFTIKVSSVTIDSLSLSSNHGPTHMLTAVVLALVAVAVATPSQPTYVYTPEPTYEEPAKYDFNYAVKDDYSGNDFGHQEARDGYNTQGSYYVLLPDGRLQKVTYTVNGDSGYVAEVSYEGEAQHSEYKPAPTYKPAPAYKPAPAYKPAPAYEPAPTYKPAPAYKPAPAYEPAPTYKPAPTYKPAPAYEPAPAYKPAPAYKPAPAYEPAPAYKPTPAYKPAPAYEPAPAYKPTPAYA is encoded by the exons ATGCAGTATGAACACACTTCTAAGGCGTCATATTAtcccccttccatcttttcaTTCCTGTATTGTGATACGTTTACATTTCCACTTTACATTCGGTGTGATGTGAGGTTTTCAACTGATTCATTGATCGATTCCGATGAACAGAAGCTCACCTTGAAAaa AAAACGATCAAAAGTTAAGCTATCTAGGGGAACTTCACCTTCGGGAGGTAGTCTCGTAGAAGACAACTTATCCCCTTGCCAATATCTTTTCTATAAACACATGAAGCGTCTTATGATCGTCTCAGGAAAGGACTTTTTTTCCATAGGAAGGAACACGGTTCGA TTTAGGTTCACGATCAAGGTCTCCAGTGTGACCATAGATTCCCTTTCTCTGTCGTCCAATCACGGCCCCACCCATATGTTG ACCGCCGTCGTGTTGGCCCTTGTGGCTGTCGCTGTAGCTACTCCCTCACAGCCCACGTATGTCTATACCCCTGAACCCACATATGAG GaacctgccaagtacgacttcaactatgctgtaaaggacgactactccggcaacgacttcggccacCAGGAAGCTCGTGATGGGTACAACACCCAAggttcctactacgtcctccttcccgacggtcgtctgcagaaggtgacCTACACTGTTAACGGCGACTCTGGCTACGTGGCTGAAgtcagctacgagggtgaggcccagcACTCCGAGTACAAACCTGCTCCTACCTACAAgcctgcccctgcctacaagcccgcccctgcctacaagcctgctcccgcttacgaacctgcccctacctacaagcctgctcctgcatacaagcctgctcccgcttacgaacctgcccctacctacaagcctgctcctacctacaagcctgctcccgcttacgaacctgcccctgcctacaagcctgctcctgcTTACAAGCCTGCTCCCGCTTACGAACCTGCCCCTGCTTACAAGCCTACTCCTGCTTACAAGCCTGCTCCCGCTTACgaacctgcccctgcctacaagccaaCCCCAGCCTACGCCTAA
- the LOC138861529 gene encoding adhesive plaque matrix protein-like — protein MISKVICDLELLWTKILVSNNTAVVLALVAVAVATPSHPTYGYTPEPTYEEPAKYDFNYAVKDDYSGNDFGHQEARDGYNTQGSYYVLLPDGRLQKVTYTVNGDSGYVAEVSYEGEAQHSEYKPAPTYKPAPTYKPAPAYKPTPAYEPAPTYKPAPSYEPAPAYKPAPAYEPAPAYKPAPTYEPAPAYKPAPTYEPAPAYKPAPTYEPAPAYKPAPTYEPAPAYKPAPTYEPAPAYKPAPTYKPAPAYKPAPAYEPLPTYKPAPAYKPAPAYEPAPAYKPAPAYKPTPAYA, from the exons ATGATCTCAAAGGTGATTTGTGACCTAGAACTACTCTGGACAAAAATATTGGTATCAAATAAC ACCGCCGTCGTCTTGGCCCTTGTGGCTGTCGCTGTAGCTACTCCCTCACATCCCACGTATGGCTATACCCCGGAACCCACATATGAG GaacctgccaagtacgacttcaactacgctgtaaaggacgactactccggcaacgacttcggccacCAGGAAGCTCGTGATGGGTACAACACCCAAggttcctactacgtcctccttcccgacggtcgtctgcagaaggtgacCTACACAGTTAACGGCGACTctggctacgtggctgaggtcagctacgagggtgaggcccagcACTCCGAGTACAAACCTGCTCCtacctacaagcctgctcctACCTACAaacctgcccctgcctacaagcctactcccgcttacgaacctgcccctacctacaagcctgctccttcttacgaacctgcccctgcctacaagcctgctcccgcttacgaacctgcccctgcctacaagcctgctcccacttacgaacctgcccctgcctacaagcctgctcccacttacgaacctgcccctgcctacaagcctgctcccacttacgaacctgcccctgcctacaagcctgctcccacttacgaacctgcccctgcctacaagcctgctcccacttacgaacctgcccctgcctacaagcctgctcccaCTTACAaacctgcccctgcctacaagcctgctcccgctTACGAACCTCTCCCTACCTACAAGCCTGCCCCTGCTTACAAGCCTGCTCCCGCTTACGAACCtgctcctgcctacaagcctgctcccgctTACAAGCCAACCCCAGCCTACGCCTAA
- the LOC113822499 gene encoding cuticle protein 7-like: MSISECLFTAVVLALVAVAVAAPSRPAYGYAPEPAYEEPAKYDFNYAVKDDYSGNDFGHQEARDGYDTQGAYYVLLPDGRLQKVAYTVNGDSGYVAEVSYEGEAQYPEYKPAYKPAPSYKPEPSYKPTPAYG; the protein is encoded by the exons ATGAGCATCTCCGAGTGTCTATTC ACTGCCGTCGTTCTAGCCCTTGTGGCTGTCGCTGTTGCAGCTCCCTCACGCCCTGCCTATGGATATGCCCCGGAACCCGCTTACGAG GAACCTGCTAAGTACGACTTTAACTAcgccgtgaaggacgactactccggcaacgacttcggtcaccaggaggcccgtgatggctatgacacccagggagcctactacgtcctccttcccgacggtcgtctgcagaaggtcgcctacactgtcaacggcgactccggctacgtggctgaggtcagctacgagggtgaggctcagtaccccgagtacaagcctgcctacaagcctgctccttCCTACAAGCCTGAGCCTTCTTACAAGCCAACCCCTGCCTATGGCTAA
- the LOC113822512 gene encoding cuticle protein-like produces the protein MQYEHTSKASYYTPSIVSLLYCDTFTFPLYIPCDVRFSTDSLIDSDEQKLTLKKKGLRRMFPQFRFTIKVTSVTIDSLSLSSSKHGPTHMLTAVVLALVAVAVATPSQPTYGYTPEPTYEEPAKYDFNYAVKDDYSGNDFGHQEARDGYNTQGSYYVLLPDGRLQKVTYTVNGDSGYVAEVSYEGEAQHSEYKHAPTYKPAPTYKPAPAYKPTPAYEPAPTYKPAPSYEPAPAYKPAPAYEPAPAYKPTPEPAKYDFNYAVKDDYSGNDFGHQEARDGYDTQGAYYVLLPDGHLQKVAYTVNGDSGYVAEVSYEGEAQYPEYEPSYKHAPVYEPAPAYKPIPAYT, from the exons ATGCAGTATGAACACACTTCTAAGGCGTCATATTATACCCCTTCCATCGTTTCATTACTTTATTGTGATACGTTTACATTTCCACTTTACATTCCCTGTGATGTGAGATTTTCAACTGATTCATTGATCGATTCCGATGAACAGAAGCTCACCTTGAAaaa GAAAGGACTTCGAAGAATGTTTCCACAG tttAGGTTCACGATCAAGGTCACCAGTGTGACCATAGATTCCCTTTCTCTGTCGTCGTCCAAGCACGGCCCCACCCATATGTTG ACCGCCGTCGTGTTGGCCCTTGTGGCTGTCGCTGTAGCTACTCCCTCACAGCCCACGTATGGCTATACCCCGGAACCCACATATGAG GaacctgccaagtacgacttcaactatgctGTAAAGGACGACTACTCTGGCAACGACTTCGGCCACCAGGAAGCTCGTGATGGGTACAACACCCAAggttcctactacgtcctccttcccgacggtcgtctgcagaaggtgacCTACACTGTTAACGGCGACTctggctacgtggctgaggtcagctatGAGGGTGAGGCCCAGCACTCCGAGTACAAACATGCTCCtacctacaagcctgctcctACCTACAaacctgcccctgcctacaagcctactcccgcttacgaacctgcccctacctacaagcctgctccttcttacgaacctgcccctgcctacaagcctgctcccgcttacgaacctgcccctgcctacaagccaaCCCCA GaacctgccaagtacgacttcaactatgccGTGAAAgacgactactccggcaacgacttcggtcaccaggaggcccgtgatggctatgacacccagggagcctactacgtcctccttcccgacggccatctgcagaaggtcgcctacactgtcaacggcgactccggttacgtggctgaggtcagctacgagggagaggcccagtaccccgagta TGAACCTTCCTACAAGCATGCGCCTGTCTACGAACCTGCTCCTGCCTACAAGCCAATCCCGGCCTATACTTAA
- the LOC113807814 gene encoding cuticle protein 7-like: MISKVICDLELLWTKLLVSNNTAVVLALVAVAVAAPSQPTYGYTPEPTYEDPAKYDFNYAVKDDYSGNDFGHQEARDGYNTQGSYYVLLPDGRLQKVTYTVNGDSGYVAEVSYEGEAQHSEYKPAPTYKPAPAYKPTPAYKPAPAYEPAPAYKPAPAYEPAPAYKPTPAYKPAPAYEPAPAYKPAPAYKPAPAYEPAPAYKPAPAYEPAPAYKPAPAYKPTPAYA; this comes from the exons ATGATCTCAAAGGTGATTTGTGATCTAGAACTACTCTGGACAAAATTATTGGTATCAAATAAC ACCGCCGTCGTGTTGGCCCTTGTGGCTGTCGCTGTAGCTGCTCCCTCACAGCCCACGTATGGCTATACCCCGGAACCCACATATGAG GAtcctgccaagtacgacttcaactacgctgtaaaggacgactactccggcaacgacttcggccacCAGGAAGCTCGTGATGGGTACAACACCCAAggttcctactacgtcctccttcccgacggtcgtctgcagaaagTGACCTACACTGTTAACGGCGACTctggctacgtggctgaggtcagctacgagggtgaggcccagcACTCCGAGTACAAACCTGCTCCTACCTACAAgcctgcccctgcctacaagcctactcctgcttacaagcctgctcccgcttacgaacctgctcctgcctacaagcctgctcccgcttacgaacctgcccctgcctacaagcctactcctgcttacaagcctgctcccgcttacgaacctgcccctgcctacaagcctgctcctgcctacaagcctgctcccgcttacgaacctgcccctgcctacaagcctgctcccgcttacgaacctgctcctgcctacaagcctgcccctgcctacaagccaaCCCCAGCCTACGCCTAA
- the LOC113807812 gene encoding cuticle protein 7-like, which produces MISKTAVVLALVAVAVATPSQPTYGYTPEPTYEEPGKYDFNYAVKDDYSGNDFGHQEARDGYNTQGSYYVLLPDGRLQKVTYTVNGDSGYVAEVSYEGEAQHSEYKPAPTYKPAPAYKPAPAYKPTPAYKPAPAYEPAPTYKPAPAYKPAPAYEPAPAYKPAPAYEPAPAYKPTPAYA; this is translated from the exons ATGATCTCAAAG ACCGCCGTCGTGTTGGCCCTTGTGGCTGTCGCTGTAGCTACTCCCTCACAGCCCACGTATGGCTATACCCCGGAACCCACATATGAG GAACCTggcaagtacgacttcaactatgctgtaaaggacgactactccggcaacgacttcggccacCAGGAAGCTCGTGATGGGTACAACACCCAAggttcctactacgtcctccttcccgacggtcgtctgcagaaggtgacCTACACTGTTAACGGCGACTctggctacgtggctgaggtcagctacgagggtgaggcccagcACTCCGAGTACAAACCTGCTCCTACCTACAAgcctgcccctgcctacaagcccgcccctgcctacaagcctactcctgcttacaagcctgctcccgcttacgaacctgcccctacctacaagcctgcccctgcctacaagcctgctcccgcttacgaacctgcccctgcctacaagcctgctcccgcttacgaacctgcccctgcctacaagccaaCCCCAGCCTACGCCTAA
- the LOC113807813 gene encoding cuticle protein 7-like, which yields MISKTAVVLALVAVAVATPSQPTYGYTPEPTYEEPAKYDFNYAVKDDYSGNDFGHQEARDGYNTQGSYYVLLPDGRLQKVTYTVNGDSGYVAEVSYEGEAQHSEYKPAPTYKSAPTYKPAPAYKPTPAYEPTPTYKPAPSYEPAPAYKPAPAYKPAPAYNPAPTYKPTPAYV from the exons ATGATCTCAAAG ACCGCCGTCGTGTTGGCCCTTGTGGCTGTCGCTGTAGCTACTCCCTCACAGCCCACGTATGGCTATACCCCGGAACCCACATATGAG GAACCTGCCAAATACGACTTCAACTATGCTGtaaaggacgactactccggcaacgacttcggccacCAGGAAGCTCGTGATGGGTACAACACCCAAggttcctactacgtcctccttcccgacggtcgtctgcagaaggtgacCTACACTGTTAACGGCGACTctggctacgtggctgaggtcagctacgagggtgaggcccagcACTCCGAGTACAAACCTGCTCCTACCTACAAGTCTGCTCCTACCTACAaacctgcccctgcctacaagcctacTCCCGCTTACGAACCTACCCCtacctacaagcctgctccttcctacgaacctgcccctgcctacaagcctgctcccgctTACAAGCCTGCCCCTGCCTACAATCCTGCTCCTACCTATAAGCCAACCCCAGCCTACGTCTAA
- the LOC138861527 gene encoding adhesive plaque matrix protein-like, with translation MISKVICDLELVWTKILVSNNTAVVLALVAVAVATPSQPTYGYTPEPTYEEPAKYDFNYAVKDDYSGNDFGHQEARDGYNTQGSYYVLLPDGRLQKVTYTVNGDSGYVAEVSYEGEAQHSEYKPAPTYKPAPTYKPAPAYKPTPAYKPAPAYEPAPAYKPAPAYKPTPAYKPAPAYEPAPAYKPAPAYKPAPAYKPAPAYEPAPAYKPAPAYKPAPAYKPAPAYKPAPAYKPAPTYEPAPGYKPTPAYA, from the exons ATGATCTCAAAGGTGATTTGTGACCTAGAACTAGTCTGGACAAAAATATTGGTATCAAATAAC ACCGCCGTCGTGTTGGCCCTTGTGGCTGTCGCTGTAGCTACTCCCTCACAGCCCACGTATGGCTATACCCCTGAACCCACATATGAG GaacctgccaagtacgacttcaactacgctgtaaaggacgactactccggcaacgacttcggccacCAGGAAGCTCGTGATGGGTACAACACCCAAggttcctactacgtcctccttcccgacggtcgtctgcagaaggtgacCTACACTGTTAACGGCGACTctggctacgtggctgaggtcagctacgagggtgaggcccagcACTCCGAGTACAAACCTGCTCCTACCTACAAGCCTGCCCCTACCTACAAGCCagcccctgcctacaagcctactcctgcttacaagcctgctcccgcttacgaacctgcccctgcctacaagcctgcccctgcctacaagcctactcctgcctacaagcctgctcccgcttacgaacctgctcctgcctacaagcctgctcccgctTACAAGCCTGCCCCTGCCTATAAGCCTGCTCCCGCTTACGAACCtgctcctgcctacaagcctgctcccgctTACAAGCCTGCCCCTGCCTATAAGCCTGCTCCCGCTTACAAGCCtgctcctgcctacaagcctgctcccaCTTACGAACCTGCCCCTGGCTACAAGCCAACCCCAGCCTACGCCTAA